In Candidatus Nezhaarchaeota archaeon, the sequence GGGCTAAGCTTGAGCCAGACGGTAGGATAAGAGTGGGCTTAACGGATCTTGGTCAAAGGATAGCTGGAAAGATCCTTACCGTCAGAATTAGAGCTAAAGGAGCAAAGGTCATGCAGGGTAGACCTATAGCAACAATAGAGACAGCGAAATGGGTTGGACCACTAGAGTCTCCAATATCTGGAATTATAGACGAAGTCAATGAGGAGCTCAAATCAAATCCGGCTCTATTGAACGAAGACCCCTACGGTAAGGGGTGGATAGCAATACTAAAACCT encodes:
- a CDS encoding glycine cleavage system protein H, translated to MVKVGEFELPDELYYWRKGLTWAKLEPDGRIRVGLTDLGQRIAGKILTVRIRAKGAKVMQGRPIATIETAKWVGPLESPISGIIDEVNEELKSNPALLNEDPYGKGWIAILKPLNVDEELKSLVKGGTPEAIEWYKAEIKSRVK